The Fulvivirga maritima genome segment CCAGATCTCGAGTTTCCTTTTGATGAGCAACGAGCAACGGAAAGTCCTGTAGATAGTGCTGTTTTTGAACAATTGATATCGGGATACTATCAAGTGAAGATGGAAGATTATTATGGATGCCAGGGATTCGATACCGTCTTTATGCCACAACCTGACAGGCTAAATACCTTATTGTCATCCACGTCACTTATCTGCAAAGGAGATGAAGATGGTTCAGTAACCGCGACAATTGAGGGAGGTACTGCCCCATACTATTTAACGTGGCAGGATCAATATAAACAAACATTGCGTGAAGATACACTGTCAGTTTCGGCTTCTGCTAATATGCAAAGTCTGAATGCAGGACTTTATTATTTATTAGTAAAAGATGACAATGGATGCTCATATCCTCGTTCGGGTTCTCCCTTTAGTATAGAAGAACCTGCTTTAAATTTTGATTTATCATATAATCAACTGCAGCAAGCCACATGTTTTGGCTCTGCTGACGGATCTATTACGTTACAAGCTTCAGGCGGCTGGAGAAATACGCCATATAAATATGGATTGACTAAGGATGAATTGCAATATGAGAATAGAGTATTCAGTCAATTGGAAGCTGGAGATTATCTGTTTTATGCTGAAGATTCCAGAGGATGTGTAGATAGTTTGAGCATCCAAATAGAAGATCCAGAAGAAATGAGTGTGCGGTTAATATCATTGAATGATGTATTGTGTAGTGGAGCTGCAGAAGGAAGTTTTACATTGGAAGCACAGGGAGGTGTACCTCCATATCAATACTCTATCGATCAGGGGAGTACTTGGGAAGAAGAAGGTGTTTTTACTGATTTGGTAGCAGGTGATTATGAAGTGATTGTATCAGATAGTTATGGAAATTGCCCTCTTACTAAGCAGGTGCATATCTATAGCCCTGCCCCTTTAACCATACTTCCTTCAGAGATAACGTCAACCGAATGTTTGGAAGAAGATGGAACCGTAAGGGTTGATATAAGTGGAGGAGTTGCTCCCTATGTTTATAGTTGGAAGAATGAGGACGGGATAGAAATTAGTAATGATCGTGATTTATTAAATGCAGAAGCAGGTAGATATCAACTCAGTATAACAGATAATAATGGTTGCACTAAGCAAGAATATTTTGGAATAGCCAATACTAATGCTCCAGAGCCTATTGCTGTAAACGTAGATGATGTTTCATGTTACGGTCTTTCTGATGGTGTTATTGACCTTGAATTGCAGCCTGGAGACATGGCTACCTGGCCTGATGGAGCCCAAGGAATTAGAAAGGAGAACTTACCCGAAGGCTTATATCTTATCCAGATAGAAAATACAGAAGGTTGTATCAATTTTATTGAGGTGGTCATTTCAGCACCTATGCCCTTTGAACTTCTGGTCGATAAAAGAGAGCCTGCTTGCTATGATGGTTGTGATGGAAGTTTAGAGGTTTCATTACAAGGAGGTACAGCTCCATATGAATTTACATGGTCAGGAGGAGTTTCTGGCTCAGGTCTTTATAACTTGTGTGCAGGGTCTTATCAATTAGATGTATTGGATGCTAATGGGTGTACCTTTTCTGAAGTGATTGTTCTGGAGCAACCTCTGCCTATTACCCCAGGCCTAGGAGGAGGTAGTACAGTGTGTGAAGGCCAAACAGTGTTCTTAGATGCGGGCTACCCTGGAAGTGATTATAGCTGGGTATTTGAAGGCGAACAAATAGGTACATCACAGACTTTATTGGCAGATATGCCAGGAAGGTATGAAGTAGTAGTTACTGATATGAATGGCTGTACAGGCACTGCTGAATATGAATTGGAAATCAGTAATGAAGTACTATCCGCAGAATACTTAGTCTTAAGTGAGGCTGTAGCTGGAGATACGGTAGTGTTAGTCAATGTTTCTTATCCTGAACCTACCACGTCTGAGTGGCAAATACCAGACGAAGTTATCTCCATGGAGAAATATGGTTATCATCAGCAAGTGATATTTCCTGAGCCGGGTACCTATACCATCACCTTAAATACTCAATTGGGAGGATGTGAAGCATCTATGAGTAAAGAAATTATAGTTACAGGAGCCAGCGGAGAAACATCAAAAGAAGAATTTGGAAAAAATGATGATTCGATTAAGTCTTTTACAGTTTACCCTAATCCAAATAGTGGAAAGTTTACGGCTAACGTGATGCTTACAGAAGTTCAGCCGATTAAACTTCAGTTTTTAAGATTACAAGGTCAAGGTGAAATGGCTATTGAAGAAAGAAAGGGAGCTCAGGAGTATGACGTCTCTTTTGATTTTGATGATCTGGAACCAGGAATATACTTTTTAATACTACAGTCCGAGGACATAACAAAAACCCTTAAAATTATTATAGAATAGATGATTAATGTGTTGCGCTTTTTTGCAGGAATGTTTTTAGTCCTGTTTGCATGTAATGGCTCCTATTCTCAGCAATTTTCCATAGTCAATGATGAACTTCCTGATGTAGGTGATGGAGCATCAGCTTGGGCTGATATTAATGGAGATGGTTGGAGTGATTTGGTTTTGTTTGGAATACAGGCAGATAATACCAAAATAACAGATGTTTTCTTCAATGATACCGATGGAACCTTTTCCTCTATGGGTTCTGGTTTTCCAGGGCTATCCAATGGAGATATCGCTATTGCAGATTTTAATAATGATGGTAAGCCAGACATAGTTATTACTGGAGTAGATGATTCAAATAATCCTTTAAGCCTCATATATTATTATGGGCAGTCTGGTTTTTACCTGTTAAGTCATACTTTGACAGGATTAGGTTTTGGTAATATTCAGGTAATTGACTTCAATAACGATGGATTGAAAGACGTGCTTATTAGCGGAGTAGATGAAGAGGGTGAAAGACATACACTTTTATATCAAAATACGGGAGACAATTTTGAAGAGTCCAATGTCCTTTTTGAAGGGATGAGTCAGGGAGATATAGAGGTTGCTGATTTTAATAAAGATGGATGGGAAGATATTTTAATGAACGGGTTAGATAATAATAATCAACCTCGGTCATATTATTATTTAAATGATGGTAAGGGAGGTTTTACACTCACGTCCACTTCTTTGATTGGCCTAAGCAATGGCAATATTAAAGCCGCAGATATTAATGAAGATGGATTCCCAGACGTCTGGATTAGTGGAACAAGATATGGTAATGATTATACGCAGTTATATATTAATAATGATGGGTCAAACTTCACGTTAGTTCAAAATTTTGATGAAGCTACCTTGAGCAATGCCGCCTTTGGAGACTATAACCAAGATGGACATATTGACTTGTATTATGGAGGGCTTAACGGTCAGGATTTTAATGCCTACTTGCTTAGAAATAATAATGGTCATTTACTAGATACATCCACGCCTTTAGCAGGTATTATATCCGGCGAAGCTAATTGGGTGGATTTTGATAATGATGGCAGGTTAGATCTTTTTGTTACGGGGTATTCTATTAACTCGCCTATAAGTAACGTATATCATAATAATAGTTCAGAGACAAATAGTAATCCAACGGCGCCTTCAGCCCTTCAGGTAGAAGTGGTTGCTGATACTGCTCGTTTTTCATGGACAGCAGGTAGTGATGTGGAGTCAGCTGTAGATGGATTGACTTATAATCTTTACGTAGGAAGTCAACCCGGTATTCAGGATATAAAAAGCCCTTTATCAGATATTTCAACAGGAACTTTACTTTCACCTAACATGGGGGGGATTACAGGGCTTGCTTACGATCTAAATTCACTGGAAGAGGGACTTTATTATTGGGGAGTGCAGACAGTAGATCAAAGTTATAACAGTTCTTCATTTGCTCAGGAACAAAGCTTTTATGTTTGTTATGATATACAAATCACCACCAAAAGAATAGATTGTGGTGAACGTGTAATACTTAGTTATAGTAATAAA includes the following:
- a CDS encoding T9SS type A sorting domain-containing protein; the protein is MSAQESYEEGQYRVKLEVIEVCGYGGSDDDGEEYRWRIWSKLTEENDDYWRGGGIIGMDNTPGGTCITEANNNDADRLGPSLPYIVYDNEFTYRPDWTIDLDIRVEGYEKDCFGDPNYDNRCSCEWGSCSESDDDHQNEIFNEALAIDENLGSGIIEITRGDLGDKYSIKIRYTITPPVMHAPLFAYEGDYNKDNPNPSGSRVVCGTDSDYDYNYYIFWKPGNYPIIDDKIEKIEWYENVKGDQIVIGYEERMNQQCSDEVDAACLQCNIDRTHGDVDSDLDCTGTCSKEGCKYNVPIYDLKWNLIATSTQDSPHGLYAIKIPTPEVSENVTKYYSVKIFYEDNVTNLDYSSNSLPVDILPPPPPIIGVPEEVDGVLNKDEEPLYSNAYFDIQHVLCKGDNSGYISIKRVDDDRELYITMDSDRGGNDDPIGEISESNPVIFSNLVAGSYPIYIEVKDKNNTTQCYSKTDIVIKQPSSLPTATAETYKYVGGAEVSCYESEDGIITLSGEGGTSPYEFHLSSNEGFSEYKDDSVYTSLSPVNGSGDNIVYTYDITDRYDCAYEGTEDIILSRPDSLKFVQVVPANEYHNPNDNSEYYDVSCFGGTDTLNFTLSGGATPYQLYIGVDLMASTQGVSQETFIGALKADTTYQVLMRDPNGCELTTTTSLTQPNEIILDARNILPASCYGSATASVGLLAKEGLPYQGQSYYYTLTHLDVPPDLEFPFDEQRATESPVDSAVFEQLISGYYQVKMEDYYGCQGFDTVFMPQPDRLNTLLSSTSLICKGDEDGSVTATIEGGTAPYYLTWQDQYKQTLREDTLSVSASANMQSLNAGLYYLLVKDDNGCSYPRSGSPFSIEEPALNFDLSYNQLQQATCFGSADGSITLQASGGWRNTPYKYGLTKDELQYENRVFSQLEAGDYLFYAEDSRGCVDSLSIQIEDPEEMSVRLISLNDVLCSGAAEGSFTLEAQGGVPPYQYSIDQGSTWEEEGVFTDLVAGDYEVIVSDSYGNCPLTKQVHIYSPAPLTILPSEITSTECLEEDGTVRVDISGGVAPYVYSWKNEDGIEISNDRDLLNAEAGRYQLSITDNNGCTKQEYFGIANTNAPEPIAVNVDDVSCYGLSDGVIDLELQPGDMATWPDGAQGIRKENLPEGLYLIQIENTEGCINFIEVVISAPMPFELLVDKREPACYDGCDGSLEVSLQGGTAPYEFTWSGGVSGSGLYNLCAGSYQLDVLDANGCTFSEVIVLEQPLPITPGLGGGSTVCEGQTVFLDAGYPGSDYSWVFEGEQIGTSQTLLADMPGRYEVVVTDMNGCTGTAEYELEISNEVLSAEYLVLSEAVAGDTVVLVNVSYPEPTTSEWQIPDEVISMEKYGYHQQVIFPEPGTYTITLNTQLGGCEASMSKEIIVTGASGETSKEEFGKNDDSIKSFTVYPNPNSGKFTANVMLTEVQPIKLQFLRLQGQGEMAIEERKGAQEYDVSFDFDDLEPGIYFLILQSEDITKTLKIIIE
- a CDS encoding FG-GAP-like repeat-containing protein, coding for MINVLRFFAGMFLVLFACNGSYSQQFSIVNDELPDVGDGASAWADINGDGWSDLVLFGIQADNTKITDVFFNDTDGTFSSMGSGFPGLSNGDIAIADFNNDGKPDIVITGVDDSNNPLSLIYYYGQSGFYLLSHTLTGLGFGNIQVIDFNNDGLKDVLISGVDEEGERHTLLYQNTGDNFEESNVLFEGMSQGDIEVADFNKDGWEDILMNGLDNNNQPRSYYYLNDGKGGFTLTSTSLIGLSNGNIKAADINEDGFPDVWISGTRYGNDYTQLYINNDGSNFTLVQNFDEATLSNAAFGDYNQDGHIDLYYGGLNGQDFNAYLLRNNNGHLLDTSTPLAGIISGEANWVDFDNDGRLDLFVTGYSINSPISNVYHNNSSETNSNPTAPSALQVEVVADTARFSWTAGSDVESAVDGLTYNLYVGSQPGIQDIKSPLSDISTGTLLSPNMGGITGLAYDLNSLEEGLYYWGVQTVDQSYNSSSFAQEQSFYVCYDIQITTKRIDCGERVILSYSNKKAGDSPSWFMNGSSLPISNEDTLTIDAANASLINLTVNRALGCIVETSIEVEANPKTVINSGGDKVICLGDTVQLGGAPTASGGLLPYHYEWEGSDAISDKEASNPNVWPSVNTTYTLKTYIEDCLIDSTGLTVAVNPLPEVEAGNDIAIGLNEVGILNASGAIEYQWSPEEGLNSPFDNAYVEVSPQISSYYYVRGTDNNGCSLTDSVLVKVNAEIFIPNYFSPDGDGNNDVFKIYGTGIESVKLEIFNLQGKLLATINSKEDEWNGIYNGEKQPSGIYMWKIQGHYYDGRPLSYQNKQQGTFRLAR